The nucleotide sequence GGGACCTCGTCGGCCTCCGCCATCGGCCGGACCGGCAGCGTGAGCGCGCTCTGTCCGGTGTGGACGGTCACCATCGCCGGTTCCGGCGGCGGCCACGCCAGCGGCCAGTACGACGACGAGAGCGACAGCCGGATGCGGTGCCCGGCGGGGAACACCTGCGCGACGGCGTTGAGCTCGACGCGCACCCGATACCGTTTGCCCGGTTCCAGCGGCTCCGGGTCTTCGTGCCCGTCCCGGTGGGTCAGGTTCAGCAGCCCGTAGGTCACGCGCGTGGCCCTGCCGTCCGGGGCGACGTCCGACAGCCGGACGGCGACCTGCGCCACCGGTTTGTTCGCGGAGACCTCCAGCTCCACCACCGGCGAACCGAGGATCTCACACGGCTCGGTGAGTTCGTCGGTGTCGAAGACGAGCGAGCCGCCGTCCTCCTCTCGCTGGTCGTACGGCAGGTCGGGCGGGGCACTGTAGGAAGCCCACTTCCCGGCGAACTGCCCGACGGACAGCGGCGACTCCACCGACAGGTTCTCCTCCGGGACGTCCTCACCCGGCCGGGCGATCCGGTGCCGAGCGAGCCGGTGCTCGGACGGGTGCACATGCGGCGAAGGCCAGGACGGCTCACCCACCCAGCGGCCGGGGCGGTCCTCATACGAGGTCGACGGCGGCACGCTGTCCTGCATCCAGGTCTGGAGCATCGGCCCGTCCATGACACCGTTCTCGACGTCCTTCAGCCAGTGATCCCACCAGCGGACCAGTTCCTGCAGGTAGCCGATGGCGGGGCCGGGCCGTCCGAGATGCGGGTACTTGTGGGACCACGGCCCGATCAGCCCGCGCCGCGGCACGTCGAGATTCGCCAGCAGCCGTGAGACCGCGTTCGAGTATCCGTCCGCCCAGCCGCTGGAGGCGAGGACCGGTACCTGGACATCGCTGTAGTTCTCGCAGACCGACGCGTGCCGCCAGTAGTCGTCCCGGCGCTGGTGGCTCAGCCATTCACCGGCCCAGAGGCTGCAGTTCTCCAGCCGTTCGTGCCACAGCTCCCGCCACCGTTCACCCGCGAGCGCGGGGTCGGGCGGCAACGTGGCGTAGGCGAACATCGTGGAGGCTTCGGCGACGTTGTCCGAGAGCAGGCAACCGCCCATGTAGTGCATGTCGTCGGAGTAGCGATCGTCGGTGAACGACGAGATCGCGATCGCGGTCAGGCTCGGCGGTTTGCGCGCCGCCACCTGCAACGCGGCGAACCCGCCCCACGAGATCCCCATCATGCCGGTCCGGCCGGAGCACCACGGCTGTGCGGCGATCCACTCCAGGACTTCCTCCGCGTCGAGCTGCTCCCGTTCGAGGTACTCGTCGGTGAGCACGCCCTCCGACTCCCCCGAACCACGGATGTCGACGCGGACACAGGCATAGCCGTGCCCCGCGAGGTACGGGTGGTGCACGGAGTCCCGCACCGAGGTCAGGTCGCGGTGGCGATACGGGATGTACTCCAGGATCGCGGGGACCGGCTCACCGTCCGAAGCGACCGGCCGCCAGATCCGGGCCGACAGCCGGACGCCGTCGGAGACCGGGATCCAGACGTGGTCCTCCTCGGTGATCTCGTACGGCAGCGAGGCCACCGTCCGCATGGGCTATCCCTCCTCGAAGTCGAACCGCAGCGCCTCCACGCACCGGCGGTATTTGCTCTCCATCTCCCGTTCGGTCTGCGCCGCGACGAAGATGTGCGCGAGCTCGTAGCTGTAACTGTCCTGTTCGGGCAGGTCGGAGAGCCGGATACCCTTCTCGGCCACCGTCTCGATTTTCACCCCGGGGATTTCCGCCTCCAGGTCCGCGATCTCGCCGCGGGTGGGCACCCGGGTGACCAGCCCGTCGCGGAAGCGGCGGTAGTACCACTTGCCCGCGATCCGGTAGTCGCCCCGGTTCCGCCGGGTCCGGGGATCCTGACCGAGGCCCAGCTGGACCATGATCTGGTGGTTCGCCACCCCGTCGACGTATTCGAACAGCTCCGCGTGGGACTGCGAGTGCCGAGGGTTGATCTCCAGCAGGCAGGCCTGCCCGGATTCGGGGTGGCAGAAGAACTCGATGCTGAACGTGGCGTTGTCGAAGCCGATCTGCTCCATCACGCGGACGGAGATCTCCTTCATCCGCTCGACGGCGTCCTCCGGCAGCTGGGACGGGTACTGATGCCGGAGGAACGAGGTGGTATCGGGGTAGTTGATCGAATCGAGCACACCGTAGACCGTGACCTGTCCTTTGTAGACATAGCCTTCGGTCGCGGCCTGCACGCCGTTGAGCTCGCCTTCCGCGAGGCACGCGGCTCCCCCGGCGGCGGCCACCTCGGCCGGGAGGTCGACCGTGGCGAGGACGCGCTCGAAGGGCTTGCCGACCCTGTCCACACCCGCCCGGATCTCGGCGACGGCCTTGGCGAACTCGTCCTCGTCGCCGACGTGGAAGGCCAGCTCCGACGAGAACGACTTCACCGGCTTGAGCCACATGGGGTAGTCGACGCCCTCCGGCGGCCGGGGATCGTCCTCGTCCAGGTCGACGATGCCGAACGCCGGCACCTCGTCGATCACCTTCGACTGTTCGAGCCTGCTCCAGTACTTGTGCTCGCATTTCAGCACGGCCTCGAGCGAAACACCGGGAAGACCGTACTTCTCGCACAGCATGGCCACCATCGTCGAAGACGGGAAGTCCCAGTAGCTGACGATCGCGTCGATCGAGCCGTCGAAGGCGTCCAGCTGCGCCTCGGCCTTCTCCACGAGTTCCACGATCGGGATCTCGCCGTGCTGGAGTTCCTCGGGCGACAGCAAGGCGTGGAAGCGATACCGGTCGGCGCCGGGAATTCGTCTCAACACCTCCTCATTGCTGTCGTCGAGACCGATGACGAAGATGTTCTTTTCCTCTGGGGACGTGGAGGATGTGGTCATAGGCCAGTGCTACCCGCTCCGAAGTTCCGGAAAACCCTGGTTTGCCCCTGTCGCCGCCCGGGAATCCGGCCGTCATGACGGAGTTGCCCGGAACGCGTTCACTGTGGCTCGACACCGCTCCCGCTCCCGACCGCACGGGAACGCCGTTGCCGTCGGAGGTCGACGTCGCCGTGCTCGGCGGCGGTATCGCCGGGCTCACGACGGCGTACCGGCTGGCGAGGGCCGGGCGTTCGGTCCTGGTGCTGGAAGCCGGCCGCCTCGCGGCAGGAGTTTCCGGCCACACCACGGCGAAGATCAGCACCCAGCACGGGCTCAAGTACGCCACGCTGGCCAAGACCAAGGGTTCCGAAGCCGCCGCGATGTACGCGTACACGCAGGCGGCCGCGTTGGACTGGATCGCCGCGGCCACGGCCGAACTCGGCGTCGACTGCGGTTTCACCCGCGCCGACAGTTTCGTCTACACGACCCATCCCGGGACGGTCGAAAGCCTCGAACGGGAGGCGGAAGCGGCCGCCGAGGCCGGGCTCCCGGCCTCCTACGTCACCGAGGTCGACCTCGACGTGCCCGCCCTCGGCGCGGTGAAGTTCGCCTCACAAGCGCACTTCCACCCGCGCCGCTGGCTGCTCGCGCTGGCGGACGAGATCGAACGCGCGGGCGGGACGATCGTCGAAGGTGTGCGTGCGGAAGGCGTCGACGAACTCGGCGGCGTCAAGGTGCGCACCAGCTCCGGCGAAGTACGGGCGGGCGAGGTCGTGGTGACGACCCACTACCCCGTTTTCGACCGCGGACTGTTCTTCGCCCGGCTCGACCCGGTGCGCGACCTGGTGGTCGCCGGGCCGGTCGAAGGCAACCGCCCACCGGAGGGGATGTACCTCGACGCCGACACCCACCATTCCGTGCGGAGCTACCTCATGGACGGCGTCCCGTACGCGGTCGTCGGCGGCGAGCATTACCGGGTCGGCGACTCCGTCGACGTCGAAAGCCGTTACGAACGGCTGGCGAGCTGGGCGGGCGAGCACGCGGCCGTGCATCGCGTCACCCACCGGTGGTCCGCCCATGATCTGTCTACTTTGGACTCTGTACCGTACGTGGGGCGTTATCACCCGGCGAGCCGCCACCTCTGGGTCGCCACCGGCTTCGGCCAGTGGGGCATGACCGGCGGCACGGCGGCCGGGCTGTTGCTCGCGGATCTCCTCACCGGACGCGACAACCCGTCCGCGGGTCTCTACGACCCGAACCGCTTCGACCTCCGGTCCGCGATCTCGACCGTCGAGAACAACGCCACCGTGGCGAAGTTCCTGGTCGGCGACCATCTCAGCGCGTTGCGCAAACCCGCATCCGTGGAAGAGCTCCTGCCCGGTGAGGCGAAGGTGACCCGTGATGGCGGCGAACTCGTCGCCGCCTACCGCGATCCGGGCGGCGAACTGCACGCTGTCGGGGCCCACTGCACGCATCTGGGCTGTCTCGTCGCGTTCAACAACGCGGAGAAGACCTGGGACTGCCCTTGCCACGGTTCGCGGTTCGGTCTGGACGGGTCGGTGATCCAGGGGCCGGCCGTCCGCGCGCTGCCGAAGAAACGGGAGCGGTGATGACCGGCATCGGTATCGAAGAGGAGTTCCTGCTGGTCGACCCCCGGACCGGGGTGAGCTGTCCTCGGGCGGAGGCGGTGCTCGAACGGCACCGGATCTGCTGTCCGCTGCCGGACGGTGCCGCGGTCCACCGCGAACTGCGGCCGACCCAGATCGAGGCCGCCACCGGGGTCTGCGAAACGGCCGACGAGCTGTACGAACACCTGACCGCCGGGCGCCGCACGCTCGCCGAAGCGGCCGCGGGCGAGGATTGCGCCGTCATCGCCGCCGGCACTCCCCCACGTCGTTCACCCGAGCGCGACTACGGCTCCGACGACCGGTTCGGCAAGGTCGACGCGCTGTACGCAGGCGTGGTCAAGGCGTATGAGGCCTGCGGATGTCACGTGCACGTCGGGGTACCCGACCGCGAGACCGCGGTCGCCGTCGTCAACCACCTGGGTGAATGGCTGCCCACCTTGCTGGCGCTGTCGGGCAACTCGCCCTTCGAGGGCGGTCGCGACACCGGTTACGAGAGCTGGCGGATGGTCGAGCAAAGCCGTTTCCCCGGCTCGGGCGTCGCACCGTACTTCGCCGACGCGGCCGCCTACGAGGAGCAGGTCGGACGGCTGGTGGACTGCGGTGTCCTCGTGGACGAGAACCAGACCTTCTGGCTCGCGAGGCCGTCCGCTCGGTGGCCCACCGTCGAGGTCCGCGCCGCCGACACCGCGTCCACCGTGGACGAAGCCGTCCTCCAGGGCCTGCTGACCCGCGCGCTGGTGTGCACCGCCCTCACCGAGCTGGACCGCGGCGTGGAGGCCACGCCGCTGGATCCGCAAATCGCCGCCGCCGCGGTGTGGTCGGCCGCGCGTCACGGTCTTTCGGGGCCGGCCGTCGACCCGGTGGCGGGCAAACCGGTCCCGGTGGGCGATCGGGTCGCCGCGCTGCTGGCGCATGCCAAGCAGGCGCTGGAGGAGACCGGTGACGCGGACCTCGTCCGCACCCTTCTCGGGCAGCTGGAACGGGAGGGTACCGGAGCCGAACGGCAGCGCCGGGCCGCCGCCGACGGCGAGGTCGCGGTCTTGCGGATGCTGACCGAAGAGACGGTTCCGCACGCCTAGACCGGGTACTCCCGGGATATGACGACGATCGACCGTGAGGTGGCCGCGAGGCTGCCCGAGATCCGCGGCCCGCTCTCGGCCGCCGTGGTGGACACCCTGGCAGGCGGACGCCGTGACGACTTCGACCTCGAAACGGCGGCCGGCGCCGACCCGTTCGGTGAAGACCTGCAGGTGGCGCTGCACGTCTGCTACGAGCTGCACTACCAGGGCTTCGACGGCGTCGACTCCGCGTGGGAATGGGACCCCCGGCTGCTGGGCTTCCGGTCCGTTCTGGAGCAGACGTTCCTCGACGGCATCCGAGCAGCCGTACCCGGTGGGGACGACGTCGGCGGGTTGCTGGACGAGTTGCTCGTCGAACCGGTCGACGGCAGCGGCGTTTCGCACTTCCTGCGGGACGAGGGCGAATGGTGGCATGTCGAGGAGTACTTCGCGCACCGGTCGATCTACCATCTCAAAGAGGCCGACCCCCACGCCTGGGTGATCCCGCGGCTCCGGGGCAGGGCCAAGGCGGCGCTGGTCGCGGTGGAGTTCGACGAGTTCGGCGGCGGGCGAGCCGAGCAGGCGCATTCCCGCCTGTTCGCGGATCTGCTGAGCGCGGCCGGCCTGTCGTCCGGATACCTCGCCTACCTAGATCACGTCCCCGCGTGCACGCTCGCGACGGTGAACATGATGTCGCTGTTCGGCCTGCACCGGCGCCTGCGCGGCGCGCTCGTCGGGCACTTCGCCGCCGCCGAGATCACCACCGCGCCCGCCGCCCGGCGTATGGACCAGGCGCTAGAACGTCTCGGCGGGGCCGCCGAATGCCGGTACTTCTACACCGAGCACATCGAGGCCGACGCGGTGCACGAACAGGTGCTGCGGCACGACGTCGTCGGCGACCTGCTCGACCGTGAGCCGGAGCTGGCGGCGGACATCGCACTCGGAGTCCAAGCCACCGAACTCCTGGAGGGCCGGCTGACCGAGCACCTGCTGGGCGCCTGGTCAGCCGGGGAAAGCTCACTCCTGAGGCCGCTGCACCCCTTGCCGTGAACGGCGGCGGTGGCTGGTGTCGCAGAACGGGTAGCGCTTGCTGCGGCGGCAGGCGCACAGGGCGACCACGAAGCGATCCGAGGTCACCGTCTCGCCGTCTTCGGTGACGATCTCGACCGGCCCCTCCACCAGGAGGGGCCCGCCGGGTTCGATCCGGACCCTGGTCTCACGGCCGGTCGGCACGGATCACCACCAGTTCCTCGTGGCGCTGCTCGGCGCCGATCAGGCCCGCCGCTTCGAGGAAGGCGGCCCGTGCCCGCATGACGGGGCCGAAGGGGATCGACCGGGTGGCGACCACCGAAGGCGTCATTCCGGCCGCCCGCAGTTGCTCCAGCGACTTACCGGGGTCGGCGACCGCGGAGTGGACGATCATCAGGTAGCCGCCCGGCGCCACCAGGGACGCCGCCCCGGCGCACACCTGGTCGAGCACGATCCGGCCGTCCGGCCCGGCGTCCCACGCCCGGGCGGCCCCGGCCGCGGGCACCGGGGACGGCACGTACGGCGGGTTCGCCAGCACCACGTCGAACGGACCACCGCGCGCCGCTTCGGCCAGGCCGCCCAGAAGCGGCCGGACCGGAAACCCGCGCAGCCGCGAATTGACCCAGACCGCGGCCAGCGCGCGCCGGGAGATGTCCACCGCGGTCACCGACCCGGCGCCGTGCGCCGCGGCCGCCAGCGCGAGTGCACCGGTGCCGGTGCAGAGGTCGAGAACTCTCGCCCCGGCGGGCATTCCTGACGTGCTCAACGCGCTCGCCAGCATCCAGGTGTCGTGTTGCGGGCGGTACACCCCCGGCGGTCGCAGCAGCCGGGGCCGCGCCGGGGCGAGTGGAATCGCTGCTGCATTGGAGATCGCGGTCATGTCCCCTCCGGGTTCGCCGATGTTGCTCCCGGCTACCCCGGTCGTGCGGTGCCAAACGTCCACAATGGCCGGCGCTCCGAGGGTTGGAGGCGGCTGGAAGGGGGTAGCCGCAGGGACAAGCGACCGAAGGAGCCCCCGATGGAGAAGAAGGCCGACCCCGGCGAGAAACGGGACGAGGAAGAGCGCGAAGAGGTTCGCGGGGAGCAGGGCACTTCGTCCGGCGACCCCCACGACGACACCGACCCGCAGTCCGGCTGAGCCGGTACGCGGAACTCCTCCCCCGGCTCGCCCGGCCGGGGGAGTTTCATGGCGTCTTCACGGGGTATCCGACGGGCTCGCGGCGAGACGGAGGCGTTTCCGATGAACCTGCGTACGACAGGCTTTCTTCTGCGACCGGTGGTGCTGATCGTCGCACTGGTCCATCTCGTCTTGGGTGTGCTCGGCTTCTTCTTCCTCCCCGAAGCGAACCAGGCGGGCGAGAACACCCTGTGGATCTTCAGCGCGACCGGCATGTTGGACGTCATCCGCACCGTGCTCGGTGTGCTCGGTCTGGTCGCGGTGATCAAACCGTCCGCGATCCCGGCCTACTGCTGGATGGCTTTCGTGGCGTTCGCCGGGTTGACCGCGTTCGGGGTGCTTTCGGCGGGGACGGACCTGTCCGGTGACGCGGTCAATCTCAACTGGGCCGACAACACCCTCCACGCGCTGAGCTCGCTCGCGGCACTCCTGGTGGGTATCGCGGCCACTCGTGTTTCCCGGCGAAAGCAAAGTAAGACAAGGGAAAACGTTTAGTCCGTTCACAACGGGCAACTTGGCGGATATGACGAAAAAGGTCCCGCTCCGGATCCTCCTGTGGCACGTTCACGGGTCCTGGACCGAATCCTTCGTGCAGGGCGGCCATCGCTACCACTTGCCGCTGCTCGCCGAGGGCGGGCCTTGGGGACGCGGGCTCAGCGGCCGTGACTGGCCCTCCGCCGAGGAGGTCCCGGTCGACGATCTGAAAGAGCTCGACGTCGACGTCGTCGTCCTCCAGCGGCCCGAGGAGATCCAGCTGGCGGCGCGGTGGCTGCGCCGCCGCCCCGGCAAGGAAGTGCCCGCCGTCTACGTCGAGCACAACACGCCGCGGGAACACGCGGCCACCACCCGGCACCCGCTGGCCGACCGGGACGACATTCCGCTGGTCCACGTCACTCATTTCAACGAACTGATGTGGGACTCCGGGAACGCGCCCACGGTGGTCGTCCCGCACGGGATCCCCGATCCGGGTGAGCGCTACACCGGGGAACTCCCCCACGGCGCCGCCTTGATCAACGAACCCGCGAGGCGTGGGCGGATCACCGGGACCGACCTGCTGCCCGCTTTCGCCGAGATCGCGCCGGTCGACGTGTACGGGATCGGCAGCGAAGACCTCGAAGGCCGTCACCCCGCGGTGCGTCCCGGCGGCGACCTGCGCAGCCGGGAACTGCACGCCGAGGTCGCCCGGCGCCGTGTCTACCTGCACACCGCCCGATGGACGTCGCTGGGGCTCTCGCTGCTCGAAGCGATGCACCTCGGCATGCCGGTCGTCGCACTGGCGACCACCGAAGCCGTTCTCGCGGTCCCGCCCGACGCAGGTGCCGTCTCGACGGACATCGAGGTACTGGCGCGGGCTTACCGCGAATTGATCCATGAACCCGATTTCGCCGTACTGGCGGGGAAATCCGCACGCGAGTTCGCGTTGAGCCATTACGGGCTCGACACGTTCCTCGACCGCTGGGACGCCCTGCTGACCGAGGTGACCGCTTGACCACGCCGATCGCGGCGGGAAGGAGTCCGATGAGGATCGCGATGGTTTCCGAACACGCCAGCCCGCTCGCCGCACTCGGCGGAGCCGACGCCGGGGGCCAGAACGTCCACGTCGCCGAGCTTTCCGCCGCGCTGAGCAGGCAGGGCCACGACGTCACCGTCTACACGCGCCGCGAGAACCGGCGCGTCGCCGCGGCGGTCGAAACGCCGGACGGCTACCGCGTCGTCCACGTCCCGGCGGGGCCGGCGAGGAAGCTGCCGAAGGACGAATTGCTGCCGCATATGGGAGAGTTCGGCCGGATACTGCGCTCGCGCTGGGCCAAGGACCGGCCGGACGTCGTCCACGCGCATTTCTGGATGTCCGGCCTGGCTTCGATCCTCGCGGCGAAGGATCTCGGCATCCCGGTGACCCAGACCTTTCACGCGCTGGGAGTGGTGAAACGGCGCTATCAGGGCAAAAAGGACACAAGCCCGCCCGAACGGATCCGGCTCGAGCGGATGATCGCCAAACAGGCCGACCGGGTGATCGCGACCTGCTCGGACGAGGTCTTCGAACTCGTGCGGATGGGCCTGCCGCGCTCCCGCGCGTCCGTCGTCCCTTGTGGAGTGGCCTTGACCGAGTTCACCCCGGATGGTGGGTGTGCTCCCCG is from Amycolatopsis lurida and encodes:
- a CDS encoding glycosyltransferase, which encodes MTKKVPLRILLWHVHGSWTESFVQGGHRYHLPLLAEGGPWGRGLSGRDWPSAEEVPVDDLKELDVDVVVLQRPEEIQLAARWLRRRPGKEVPAVYVEHNTPREHAATTRHPLADRDDIPLVHVTHFNELMWDSGNAPTVVVPHGIPDPGERYTGELPHGAALINEPARRGRITGTDLLPAFAEIAPVDVYGIGSEDLEGRHPAVRPGGDLRSRELHAEVARRRVYLHTARWTSLGLSLLEAMHLGMPVVALATTEAVLAVPPDAGAVSTDIEVLARAYRELIHEPDFAVLAGKSAREFALSHYGLDTFLDRWDALLTEVTA
- a CDS encoding DUF4383 domain-containing protein codes for the protein MNLRTTGFLLRPVVLIVALVHLVLGVLGFFFLPEANQAGENTLWIFSATGMLDVIRTVLGVLGLVAVIKPSAIPAYCWMAFVAFAGLTAFGVLSAGTDLSGDAVNLNWADNTLHALSSLAALLVGIAATRVSRRKQSKTRENV
- a CDS encoding ATP-grasp domain-containing protein, giving the protein MTTSSTSPEEKNIFVIGLDDSNEEVLRRIPGADRYRFHALLSPEELQHGEIPIVELVEKAEAQLDAFDGSIDAIVSYWDFPSSTMVAMLCEKYGLPGVSLEAVLKCEHKYWSRLEQSKVIDEVPAFGIVDLDEDDPRPPEGVDYPMWLKPVKSFSSELAFHVGDEDEFAKAVAEIRAGVDRVGKPFERVLATVDLPAEVAAAGGAACLAEGELNGVQAATEGYVYKGQVTVYGVLDSINYPDTTSFLRHQYPSQLPEDAVERMKEISVRVMEQIGFDNATFSIEFFCHPESGQACLLEINPRHSQSHAELFEYVDGVANHQIMVQLGLGQDPRTRRNRGDYRIAGKWYYRRFRDGLVTRVPTRGEIADLEAEIPGVKIETVAEKGIRLSDLPEQDSYSYELAHIFVAAQTEREMESKYRRCVEALRFDFEEG
- a CDS encoding carboxylate-amine ligase, yielding MTGIGIEEEFLLVDPRTGVSCPRAEAVLERHRICCPLPDGAAVHRELRPTQIEAATGVCETADELYEHLTAGRRTLAEAAAGEDCAVIAAGTPPRRSPERDYGSDDRFGKVDALYAGVVKAYEACGCHVHVGVPDRETAVAVVNHLGEWLPTLLALSGNSPFEGGRDTGYESWRMVEQSRFPGSGVAPYFADAAAYEEQVGRLVDCGVLVDENQTFWLARPSARWPTVEVRAADTASTVDEAVLQGLLTRALVCTALTELDRGVEATPLDPQIAAAAVWSAARHGLSGPAVDPVAGKPVPVGDRVAALLAHAKQALEETGDADLVRTLLGQLEREGTGAERQRRAAADGEVAVLRMLTEETVPHA
- a CDS encoding CocE/NonD family hydrolase, translating into MRTVASLPYEITEEDHVWIPVSDGVRLSARIWRPVASDGEPVPAILEYIPYRHRDLTSVRDSVHHPYLAGHGYACVRVDIRGSGESEGVLTDEYLEREQLDAEEVLEWIAAQPWCSGRTGMMGISWGGFAALQVAARKPPSLTAIAISSFTDDRYSDDMHYMGGCLLSDNVAEASTMFAYATLPPDPALAGERWRELWHERLENCSLWAGEWLSHQRRDDYWRHASVCENYSDVQVPVLASSGWADGYSNAVSRLLANLDVPRRGLIGPWSHKYPHLGRPGPAIGYLQELVRWWDHWLKDVENGVMDGPMLQTWMQDSVPPSTSYEDRPGRWVGEPSWPSPHVHPSEHRLARHRIARPGEDVPEENLSVESPLSVGQFAGKWASYSAPPDLPYDQREEDGGSLVFDTDELTEPCEILGSPVVELEVSANKPVAQVAVRLSDVAPDGRATRVTYGLLNLTHRDGHEDPEPLEPGKRYRVRVELNAVAQVFPAGHRIRLSLSSSYWPLAWPPPEPAMVTVHTGQSALTLPVRPMAEADEVPARPFGEPEGAEPLPATQIEPGEQRWTVSRDLIDYRSSLDIVKNEGKVRFDDIDLDVTRNVFETYSWVADDFCSPVAETSWSMTFARGDWEARSETRTRVSCTPTEFVIDAQLDAYEGERRTFSRNWHRTVPRDLV
- a CDS encoding iron-containing redox enzyme family protein — translated: MTTIDREVAARLPEIRGPLSAAVVDTLAGGRRDDFDLETAAGADPFGEDLQVALHVCYELHYQGFDGVDSAWEWDPRLLGFRSVLEQTFLDGIRAAVPGGDDVGGLLDELLVEPVDGSGVSHFLRDEGEWWHVEEYFAHRSIYHLKEADPHAWVIPRLRGRAKAALVAVEFDEFGGGRAEQAHSRLFADLLSAAGLSSGYLAYLDHVPACTLATVNMMSLFGLHRRLRGALVGHFAAAEITTAPAARRMDQALERLGGAAECRYFYTEHIEADAVHEQVLRHDVVGDLLDREPELAADIALGVQATELLEGRLTEHLLGAWSAGESSLLRPLHPLP
- a CDS encoding glycosyltransferase, which gives rise to MRIAMVSEHASPLAALGGADAGGQNVHVAELSAALSRQGHDVTVYTRRENRRVAAAVETPDGYRVVHVPAGPARKLPKDELLPHMGEFGRILRSRWAKDRPDVVHAHFWMSGLASILAAKDLGIPVTQTFHALGVVKRRYQGKKDTSPPERIRLERMIAKQADRVIATCSDEVFELVRMGLPRSRASVVPCGVALTEFTPDGGCAPRTARQRIVSVGRLVPRKGFDLAIAALPSVPDAELVIAGGPDAGPLDEAPEVRRLRKIADQAGVADRVHLAGLVSRENMPALLRSADAVVCTPWYEPFGIVPLEAMACGVPVVATAVGGLTDTVVDGVTGLLVPPRNPKDLAGALRRLLSDASARESFGIAGTDRVRARYSWDRVAADTLRTYGRVLSGETEVATAASPS
- a CDS encoding methyltransferase, which produces MTAISNAAAIPLAPARPRLLRPPGVYRPQHDTWMLASALSTSGMPAGARVLDLCTGTGALALAAAAHGAGSVTAVDISRRALAAVWVNSRLRGFPVRPLLGGLAEAARGGPFDVVLANPPYVPSPVPAAGAARAWDAGPDGRIVLDQVCAGAASLVAPGGYLMIVHSAVADPGKSLEQLRAAGMTPSVVATRSIPFGPVMRARAAFLEAAGLIGAEQRHEELVVIRADRP
- a CDS encoding FAD-dependent oxidoreductase translates to MTELPGTRSLWLDTAPAPDRTGTPLPSEVDVAVLGGGIAGLTTAYRLARAGRSVLVLEAGRLAAGVSGHTTAKISTQHGLKYATLAKTKGSEAAAMYAYTQAAALDWIAAATAELGVDCGFTRADSFVYTTHPGTVESLEREAEAAAEAGLPASYVTEVDLDVPALGAVKFASQAHFHPRRWLLALADEIERAGGTIVEGVRAEGVDELGGVKVRTSSGEVRAGEVVVTTHYPVFDRGLFFARLDPVRDLVVAGPVEGNRPPEGMYLDADTHHSVRSYLMDGVPYAVVGGEHYRVGDSVDVESRYERLASWAGEHAAVHRVTHRWSAHDLSTLDSVPYVGRYHPASRHLWVATGFGQWGMTGGTAAGLLLADLLTGRDNPSAGLYDPNRFDLRSAISTVENNATVAKFLVGDHLSALRKPASVEELLPGEAKVTRDGGELVAAYRDPGGELHAVGAHCTHLGCLVAFNNAEKTWDCPCHGSRFGLDGSVIQGPAVRALPKKRER
- a CDS encoding CDGSH iron-sulfur domain-containing protein gives rise to the protein MPTGRETRVRIEPGGPLLVEGPVEIVTEDGETVTSDRFVVALCACRRSKRYPFCDTSHRRRSRQGVQRPQE